In Microbacterium galbinum, a single window of DNA contains:
- a CDS encoding MFS transporter encodes MPLGLIALALGAFGIGLTEFVIMGLLPEVAADFAVSEATAGWLISGYALSVAVGALVVTAATVRLPRKAVLIGLLLLFIAGNALTAMAPDYAGAMIGRIVAALCHGAFFGIGSVVASELVAPDKKAGAISIMFTGLTAANVLGVPFGTFIGQQFGWRATFWVITVIGVVALIGIAAVVKAPRSADAVVSLRSELSAFRSGQVWLSLVITVLAFGGMFGAFTYVAYTLTGVSGFDTAAVPWLLVLFGVGLVAGNAIGGRLADRSIDRTLLLFIAALVVVLVAFALLAWSQPATMVILVAMGGFGFGTVPALQSRIMQFAGGAPTLASGANIGAFNVGNALGAWAGGVGIAAGLGYTSPIWIGAAITASALVIMVFAASAAHRAHGVPRAEESEVVGV; translated from the coding sequence ATGCCACTCGGACTCATCGCACTCGCCCTCGGCGCCTTCGGGATCGGACTCACCGAGTTCGTGATCATGGGCCTGCTGCCCGAGGTCGCCGCCGACTTCGCCGTGAGCGAGGCCACCGCCGGCTGGCTCATCTCCGGCTACGCGCTGAGCGTCGCGGTCGGAGCGCTCGTCGTCACCGCCGCCACGGTGCGGCTGCCGCGCAAGGCCGTGCTCATCGGGCTGCTCCTGCTGTTCATCGCCGGCAACGCCCTCACCGCGATGGCTCCCGACTACGCCGGCGCCATGATCGGACGCATCGTCGCGGCGCTGTGCCACGGGGCGTTCTTCGGCATCGGCTCGGTCGTCGCCTCCGAGCTCGTCGCCCCCGACAAGAAGGCCGGTGCGATCTCGATCATGTTCACGGGCCTCACCGCGGCGAACGTGCTGGGCGTGCCGTTCGGCACCTTCATTGGCCAGCAGTTCGGCTGGCGTGCGACGTTCTGGGTGATCACCGTCATCGGTGTCGTCGCCCTGATCGGCATCGCCGCGGTCGTGAAGGCCCCGCGCTCCGCCGACGCGGTCGTGAGCCTGCGGAGCGAGCTCTCGGCGTTCCGGTCCGGGCAGGTGTGGCTGTCGCTCGTCATCACGGTGCTCGCCTTCGGCGGCATGTTCGGCGCCTTCACCTACGTCGCCTACACGCTCACCGGAGTCTCCGGCTTCGACACCGCCGCCGTGCCGTGGCTGCTCGTGCTCTTCGGCGTCGGCCTCGTGGCCGGTAACGCGATCGGCGGACGCCTCGCCGACCGCTCGATCGACCGCACGCTCCTTCTCTTCATCGCGGCGCTCGTCGTCGTGCTCGTCGCGTTCGCCCTGCTCGCGTGGTCGCAGCCCGCGACGATGGTGATCCTCGTCGCGATGGGCGGCTTCGGCTTCGGCACCGTTCCCGCGCTGCAGAGCCGCATCATGCAGTTCGCGGGTGGTGCGCCGACGCTCGCCTCGGGCGCGAACATCGGCGCGTTCAACGTCGGCAACGCGCTCGGAGCCTGGGCCGGAGGGGTGGGGATCGCCGCCGGGCTCGGCTACACCTCCCCCATCTGGATCGGCGCGGCGATCACGGCATCCGCCCTGGTGATCATGGTGT
- a CDS encoding zinc-binding alcohol dehydrogenase family protein produces MAEQTSPTTPAELPATMLAIDAPGGAASDPGSMVDVEIPTPVPHGHDLLVAVDAVSVNPVDVKNRGRAKKGDAPRVLGFDAVGRVVAVGEDARRFAVGDRVFYAGQVDRAGSDAQFQLVNENIVGAAPESLTDAEAAAVPLTAITAWEALFDRLRLDADSEGTLLVIGAAGGVGSLIIQFARALTRLTVIAVASRPESEEWVARMGADHVVGRDFADAVREIAPGGVDYVFTSFTPGNIDAIAAVIRPRGEVVSIDETGGSIDALKGKSVTWHWELMFTRPIHEPDDDYQHELLTRVAGLLDAGEVSTTLTTTLSPLDAATLREAHALVETSRTIGKVVVTGPWGAE; encoded by the coding sequence ATGGCAGAACAGACGTCCCCCACGACACCCGCAGAACTCCCCGCGACCATGCTCGCGATCGACGCGCCCGGCGGTGCGGCATCCGATCCGGGTTCGATGGTCGACGTGGAGATCCCCACTCCCGTTCCCCACGGACACGACCTGCTCGTCGCGGTCGACGCCGTCTCGGTCAATCCGGTCGACGTCAAGAATCGCGGCCGTGCGAAGAAGGGGGATGCCCCGCGTGTGCTCGGCTTCGACGCCGTCGGCCGCGTCGTCGCCGTCGGCGAGGACGCTCGTCGCTTCGCCGTGGGTGACCGCGTCTTCTACGCCGGTCAGGTCGACCGTGCGGGATCGGACGCGCAGTTCCAACTCGTGAACGAGAACATCGTCGGCGCGGCACCGGAGTCGCTGACGGATGCCGAGGCCGCCGCCGTGCCGCTCACGGCGATCACCGCCTGGGAAGCGTTGTTCGATCGGCTCCGCCTCGACGCCGACAGCGAGGGCACCCTGCTCGTGATCGGTGCTGCGGGCGGGGTCGGGTCGCTGATCATCCAGTTCGCCCGGGCGCTGACGCGACTCACGGTGATCGCCGTGGCCTCCCGTCCGGAGTCGGAGGAATGGGTGGCGCGGATGGGCGCCGACCACGTCGTCGGGCGCGACTTCGCCGACGCCGTCCGCGAGATCGCACCGGGGGGCGTCGACTACGTCTTCACCTCGTTCACCCCGGGCAACATCGACGCCATCGCCGCGGTCATCCGCCCCCGCGGCGAGGTCGTGTCGATCGACGAGACCGGTGGCAGCATCGACGCGCTCAAGGGCAAGAGCGTCACGTGGCACTGGGAGCTCATGTTCACCCGGCCCATCCACGAGCCCGACGACGACTACCAGCACGAACTGCTCACGCGCGTCGCCGGTCTCCTCGACGCCGGGGAGGTGAGCACGACGCTCACGACCACTCTCTCGCCGCTCGATGCGGCGACCCTTCGCGAGGCGCATGCGCTCGTCGAGACCTCGCGCACGATCGGGAAGGTCGTCGTGACCGGTCCGTGGGGCGCGGAGTAA
- a CDS encoding aspartate/glutamate racemase family protein codes for MKTIGVLGGMSWESSLEWYRLANERVAARLGGYHSARILLDSLDFAEIEALQAQDDWDSAGALLADRARALEAAGAEILVLATNTMHLVADRITDAVGIPFLHIADAAGAAASGAGLATVGLLGTAFTMEKPFYAEKLAAHGIRTLVPDADDRRTVHAVIYDELVHGVVRDESRRAYVEVVDRLIARGAEGIVLGCTEIELLLTADDVPVPVFPTTSLHVDAAIAAALAD; via the coding sequence ATGAAGACGATCGGTGTTCTCGGCGGCATGAGCTGGGAGTCCTCCCTCGAGTGGTACCGGCTCGCGAACGAGCGGGTCGCCGCACGACTCGGCGGCTACCACTCGGCCCGCATCCTGCTCGACTCGCTCGACTTCGCCGAGATCGAGGCGTTGCAGGCGCAGGACGACTGGGACTCCGCGGGCGCTCTCCTCGCCGATCGCGCCCGCGCGCTCGAGGCAGCAGGTGCCGAGATCCTCGTGCTTGCGACCAACACCATGCACCTCGTCGCCGACCGGATCACGGATGCCGTCGGCATCCCCTTCCTGCACATCGCTGATGCCGCCGGCGCGGCGGCGTCGGGCGCGGGGCTCGCCACCGTCGGCCTGCTCGGCACCGCCTTCACGATGGAGAAGCCGTTCTACGCCGAGAAGCTCGCGGCGCACGGCATCCGCACCCTCGTTCCGGATGCCGACGACCGCCGCACCGTGCATGCCGTGATCTACGACGAACTGGTGCACGGCGTCGTGCGCGACGAGTCACGACGGGCGTACGTCGAGGTCGTCGACCGGCTGATCGCGCGCGGCGCGGAGGGCATCGTCCTCGGCTGCACCGAGATCGAGCTGCTGCTCACGGCCGACGACGTGCCGGTGCCCGTGTTCCCGACGACCTCGCTGCACGTGGATGCCGCGATCGCGGCGGCGCTGGCCGACTAG
- a CDS encoding MarR family winged helix-turn-helix transcriptional regulator, whose translation MGISDDAVEIRARGWRTLAALHGIIEAELERALGASVGLSVVEYTVLDALSRQDGWHMRMQQLARATALSPSATTRLVTRLEDRGLLTRILCADDRRGIYTELTAAGRALYDQAHPIHDETLERTLGDAMDQPELAPVVHALQGSSALA comes from the coding sequence ATGGGCATCTCGGACGACGCCGTCGAGATCCGCGCACGAGGCTGGCGCACGCTCGCCGCGCTGCACGGGATCATCGAGGCCGAACTCGAACGCGCACTCGGAGCATCCGTCGGCCTGTCGGTCGTCGAGTACACCGTGCTCGACGCGCTCAGCCGTCAGGACGGCTGGCACATGCGGATGCAGCAGCTCGCGCGCGCGACCGCCCTCAGTCCCAGCGCCACCACCCGCCTCGTGACCCGCCTCGAAGATCGCGGGCTGCTGACCCGCATCCTCTGCGCCGACGATCGCCGCGGCATCTACACCGAGCTGACCGCCGCCGGGCGTGCGCTGTACGACCAGGCGCACCCGATCCACGACGAGACCCTCGAGCGCACGCTCGGCGACGCCATGGATCAGCCCGAGCTCGCCCCCGTCGTGCACGCCCTGCAGGGGAGTTCCGCGCTGGCGTGA
- a CDS encoding winged helix-turn-helix transcriptional regulator encodes MTTLDTCALGTPHDVYDAQCPCRGVLDLLADKWSALAIGALEDGALRFGELKKRLMGISPKVLTATLRRLEDRGLLTREVFAEVPVRVEYSLTELGIDAARPLRGLRDWVELNIERFPAV; translated from the coding sequence ATGACCACGCTCGACACCTGCGCGCTCGGCACCCCGCATGACGTCTACGACGCCCAGTGCCCGTGCCGCGGCGTTCTGGACCTGCTCGCCGACAAGTGGAGCGCGCTCGCGATCGGAGCCCTCGAAGACGGCGCACTGCGGTTCGGCGAACTCAAGAAGCGGCTCATGGGCATCAGCCCGAAGGTCCTCACCGCCACGCTCCGCCGCCTCGAGGACCGAGGCCTGCTCACGCGCGAGGTCTTCGCCGAGGTGCCGGTGCGGGTCGAGTACTCACTGACCGAGCTCGGCATCGATGCCGCTCGCCCTCTGCGCGGACTCCGCGACTGGGTCGAGTTGAACATCGAACGCTTTCCCGCGGTCTGA